From the Armatimonadota bacterium genome, the window TCAGCAGAGCATATCAGCGGGATGTCGGGCACGAGGTATTGCAGGTCGCCCGCGTGGTCGGAATGCGCGTGAGAAAGCAAAACCGCGTCCACCCTATCCAGCCGGGTGCGCCATTTGTCAAAGCGGTATTCGTCCAGAAAGCGGTCGTGGTAGATACCTTGCACAGGAGGCAGTAAGTCCATCACAAACAGCTCGTACAGCCCCCGCCCCTTCTGGGGTTTGAGGTACTCCTCATAGTAGTCCATCAGGCGGCTCAGGTTCTGCCCGAAGTCCAGCCACAGGGTCAGGTAGTCATCCTGCAGCAGGATTTTGTTGCCCCCGACGCATCCAGCGCCGTCCCAAACGGTCACACGGGTCATCGTGCATCACCGGAAGACAAGCAGTGTCAACCTCATTCGCAGTGGGAGACGGGGAATCCTGTCTGCGCTTCAGGTTGTTTGCTATTTCGCGCAACGAGGGGGTGAGGGTGTTCGAGAATTGTTGAGAAGTTGGTTGTAGCGCAAGGAGAGAGGTGTTCTTGCTATCCCTGCCTTACCTCACCCCCGTCCCCTCTCCTACGAGGAGAGGGGCGTTCCCCCTTCCCTTGCAGGGAAGGGGGCAAGGGGGTTAGGTTATCTATCCATTCAACCAGCAATTTCGAACACCCTCCGAGGGGGTTGACCTTTATTGTTGAGTAAGTGTATAATCTTAGTCAAGATAAACATTCAGGAGGTGTCCACGATGAGTGCCACGACGACGCATCCAGATGTACTGGTCACCACGGAGTGGGTGCAGCAGCATCTGGGAGACCCGAATATCCGGCTGGTGGAGGTAGATGTAGACACTACAGCCTATGATTCAGGGCACATCCCGGGCGCGATAGGCTTTAACTGGCAGACGCAACTACAGCATCAGGTGAGGCGCGACATCATCACACGCGAGGAGTTCGAGCAACTGCTCAGCGAATCGGGCATCGGCAACGAGCACACAGTAGTGCTCTATGGTGACAACAACAACTGGTTCGCCGCCTATGCTTTCTGGCTGTTCACCATCTACGGTCATGAGAATCTGTATCTGATGGACGGCGGGCGGAAGAAATGGGTCGCCGAGGGACGTCCGTTGACCACCGAACGCCCGAGCTACCCGCGTACGCGATATCGCGCGAAGGAACCCAATCTGAGCATACGTGCGTTCAGCACGCAGATCATGCAGAGTCTGAACAACCCGCATTTCGCGCTGGTGGATGTGCGCTCGCCGCAGGAGTTCACCGGCGAGGTGATCGCTCCTCCCGGCATGACCGAGACCGCCCAGCGCGGTGGACATATCCCAGGCGCAGTAAACATCCCCTGGTCGCAGGCGGTCAATGAAGACGGGACCTTCAAGAGCAAAGAAGAGTTGCGCGCGCTGTACGCTGGCAAGGGGGTCACCCCGGACAAGCAGGTGATAGCCTACTGCCGTATCGGCGAACGGTCGTCGCATACGTGGTTCGTGTTGCGTTACCTGCTGGGCTATCCTGACGTGCGCAACTACGACGGCAGCTGGACGGAGTGGGGCAATCTGGTAGGCGCACCGATTGAGCGTGAACTACCTGCCGCGAAAGCTTCTGCCGAAGCACCATGTCCGCCCTAAACTCGCTTAGCTCTTCGTACCAGTATAAGTGTACCGCCTGCAATTACCCAGAGCACCAGCGAGGTAGGCTCAGGTACGGCAGAAGGAGGTGAAGAACCTCCACGCCCCGGCGCCCCCCCGCCCAGCGAAACCAGACCGCTCGCGCCAACCATGAACAGCGGGGTGAGCGTGGCAGGGGCTGCATAAGCCACCGACGAGATGTGGGACACAGGCAGGTCGGGCGCGGATAGCGCAACATCCGCTTCCCATAGAACAGGTTCCATCGCCTGTGTCTGCACCAGCGCAGGGTCCTCAAAGACATCCGGCGAGGGTGAGTGTACTGGTGGTGGCAAAGAAGCCTCCGGTGCCTGCTCGGTCGGGGTGATGACCGTTCTAGCCGGCTCGAATGGGGTTACGCTACGCGATGCTGGCGCAGAGTATCCGGGCAGGCTGGTGCCCATTGGGTTACCGCACTCCGCCAGCAGCACCGGTTTGTTGGTGCGCAGGTGCATGAACACTGCCGTGCCCTGACGCAGTCTGCGCACGCTGCTTCCCATGGTGCCACCTTTCTTGACGAAGAACACCCTGTAGCTGCCGCCGCTTTGGAGATGGCGCAATCCCAGCTGACTCCGGACATAACTGGCAAACTGAGCGGCTGGAACGCCGAAGTGCTTTTCATACCGGGAGGCAACTATCGGGTCGCGCTGCACTTGCGAAGCCAGCTGTGCTGCACTGTGCGCTGGTTGTCTGAGGAACGATCCACGAGGCATTCGTGCGCTCCACACCGGCGTCTGCTGAGCGAGCAACAATGACATCAAAAGAAGAAATACGTATCGCTTGAGCATACACACTCACTCCCTCACAAAAGCTTTCACTTCATTAGACAGCAAGATGTGAGCCAGAAGTGGATGTGTGGCGTCAGTATTGTTACCGGTTTCTCCAGAAAAACGGTAGAAAGAACAGGAAAAATGAGAAGGGAACCCGGTTGCACCCCGCCGGGTTCCCTTCGGTGGAATGGATGAGGGGTCAGGCAGCCATATCCTGTTGCACTGTGCCCCAGAACGCCTGCAGTTTGCACTGCGTCTGGTGTATAAACTCTTTCGGGTTTACCCAGCCCTCCGTGTAGTTGCTCGCGCTTTCCACCCACAACCCGGAATCGAGCAAGTTCTCTTCCCTGAGCATCCGCAGAGTCTCCTCGCTCAGCCTCTGCCGCACCACCTCCGCCTGCTCGCCGGTGTAGGGGAGGATGATTGCCATGTCGGAAACATCGATGCGTGCCGGGATGTCGGCTTTGCGGATTTTCGCCCGCAGACGCGGTGTAAGCCTTGCTATCACACCCTCAAACAGGTTCAGCCCGTACTGCCGGATGAACATCTGCGCACCGCCTATGCGGATGATTACCACCCCCAGTGTGTAGCCGTATCGGCTGGCGCGATTGATCTCCTCATCCAACCGGCTTTCGAAGTAGCGGCGATTGTAGCACCCGGTAATCGGGTCCACAATGGAAGGCTGCGTCAGTTCGGCTTCGGTGGTCATCATCCGCTGTTGCATCCGCATCATCTGCGCTTGAGCGTCCTTCAGCTCCTCGGTGACCAGTATCTTGCGCAGCTTCTTGGTGGAGTTGCGCAGGATGTGCGATACATAGTTGCAGGATACACCCAGTTGCTGGGCGATTTCGGTTTGTGACAGCTCTTCATAGAAGAAAGCGTACAGCACCTTGCGCTCGATCTCTTTGAGCCGTTCCATCGCATGTTCCAGCACCACCCGCTCTTCGGTAGCAACCTGCATGGTCATGCTGTCTGGATGTTCCAGTTTCTCGATGTCTGCGCCGGAAAAGTGGTCTTCCTCTTCGCCCTCACCGCTCTCCAGCGAGGCGACCCGGAACAGCTCGCTGGTGGAGAGCAGGTGTTCTACCTGCTTCTCATCCATGTTCATCACCGCACCGATTTCGGCAGAGGTGGGTTGTCTGCCCAGCTGCTGCGAGAGCGAGTCGACCACGCGCGTCAGCTTCTGATGCAGCTCTTGAATCCATGCAGGCACTTTAATAATCTTACCTCTGTCGCGCAGGTAGTGTTTGATTTGTCCGATGATAAAATGGGTGGCGTATGTAGAGAACTTGGTACCCTTATCGGGGTTATACAGATCGATGGCATTCAATAACCCCAAGTAGCCTTCCTGAATCAGGTCCTCAAGAGGTTCGCCCGTGTTGACGAAGCGTCGGGCAATGCTCTCCACAAGAGTAGGAAATTGTGCCACGATACGCTCGCGGATTTCCAGATCACCTGTTCGGTGGTACTCGATAACGAGCTGTTGCACTTCGTTGTCGTTATATCTTTTGGACATCCCTGTCGCTCCCTCTGTATTGCTTTCGATGTTGTGGAACGCATCCGGCGTTCCGCGAAGGGGCTACACTGGTATTATCGGCAGAGGCAGGGCGATTTTCACAGGGCTACTGGATGGTGCTCACCGGCAAAGGCGGCGACAGGCGACTGGACGGAGAAGCATGGAACAGGCGGTCTACCAGAGCGCGCGCCTCATCTTCATCCGCGTAGACATAGCTGCGCCCCGGTCGGCAGGGCAGCGTGACCATCTCGATATTGCGCGAGGGCACCGATTTGGCGAACCACGCCAGTGCAAGCATTTGACCATAGCTGAGCGTCGTTTTCAGGTTCTCGTCCACCGCGTCCAGCAGTTGGGGCAGCTTCAGGTAGGTGCTGGGATGGCGGAAATGCTCCTTGACCGCCGCCAGGAACTTCTGCTGGCGTTCAATGCGTCCGAGGTCGCTGTCCACGCTACGAATGCGCACGTAACCCAGCGCCTGCTCGCCGTTCAGATGATGCAACCCCGGCTCCAGATGTACATGCAAATCGCCCCAGTTATCGTCGTAGTGCAGGGGCTTGTCGATGTAGATATCAACACCGCCCAGCAGGTCCACCGCACGACGGAAGGCGCTGTAGTAGATGACCACATAGTGGTCTACCGGCACGTCCAGCCATTGGCGAATCGTCTCGGCAGTCAGTTCCGGTCCCCCCAGAGCCATCGCGGCGTTGATTTTGTGGGTTCCGTGATCGGGGATGTGCACGCGCGTATCCCGAGGGATGGAGAGTACACTGATGCGCCTGTTCACGAAATCGAAGTGCGCCAGCATGATGGTATCGCTGCGGGTGCGCTTAGTATAGATGCGCTTCTGGTTGTCGCGGTTTTCATCCGAGCCAAGCAGCAACACCGTTACGGAAGACTGTCCGGGGAAAGCCTGTGCCACATCCAGCCCGCGGTACTGCCACAGCGCGCTGACCGTTTTGCGTACCGCTTTGCTGGAAGCATAGAAATAACCGCTGAGCGTGCCGACCGACAGCGCACCCAGCATCAGCAGAAAGAGAACGACTCGCCAGAACAGACTCCGACGTTTTGCTGGTTTTCCGCTCGCTCGCAACTTATCACCCCCGCTGGGCAGTATACCAGAACTGTCGCCCTTTTTCAAACAGCGGAGCTATTCCACAATCACTGCTGTGCCACTAATGGTCACCATTAGCATGGAGCCACCCTGCCCAAGCACTTCGTAATCGAGGTCAATCCCGACAATGGCGTTGGCACCCATAGCCTCAGCACGCTGAACCATCTCTTGCATCGCGATACTCCGTGCTTTCTGCAATTCTTCTTCGTAAGCAGCGGATCGCCCTCCTACGATGTCGCGGATGCCAGCAAACAGGTCTTTGAAAATGTTGGCTCCGACGATGGCTTCGCCAACCACCAACCCCAAATACTGTTTGATGGTCTTGCCCTCCACCGAGGGCGTTGTGGTCACCAGCATCGCGTTTGACCTCCCTTTATCTGAGTGTCCAGAAGGCAAAGGCGATAATACCCCCTACCAGCACTGCTACTACTGCCATTGCCCGCTTCTCTTCGCGCGAAAAACGGAAATACTTTCGGTTGACAATCAGAAGCACCACCGCCATTGGCACCAGACCGGGCAGCATATCCACGGCGTCCATAAAACGCGGCGTCAGTGAGCCCACCACATTTTGAAAGACCATGTACCCTGCCAGCGCGATAACCATCCAGATGTAGGTTGCCCGCGCCGCCATGTTGAATCGCCATACACAGGCAAAGTAAAACGCCAGAAACACAAAATCCGCGGGCCCGATGATACCAATAGGGCGTAGTCCTGTTGGCGTCGGTTTCGCGCCCACCTGCGGCACGTGCACCGCGATTGCGCTCAGCGCCTGAGGTGCCGCCTGAATCACGCGCGGTATCCACAAGCTCACCACCGCGAAGTCCACCAGCGCAGCGAACAGGGCAGCCGGGGCGAGAATGTTCGGCTCACGGATGATATGCGACACTGCCAGCCCCAACATGCTTGCCGCCAGCACCATCAGCGTGTCACTGACGCCCAGCACCACCTCCAGCGCCACAGGGCTTTCGCGCAGAACAGGTATAAACGCCGGCGACAGGCGCACCGCGAAAAACAACAGTAGAGATAGCACCATCCATCCCAGCGCTACCAGCGGACGCAGAGCAAGCGCTGAGGCGCGCATGACCAACCACGTTGCCAGAGCCATAAATGCCAGCGTAGAGAGCGCAACCTGCAGGAAACCCTCACCCAGGAAGGTAACCAGCGGCGCTCCCACGCGGTAGAGCAAATAGACCAGTGCCGCTACCCCAAACAGACGGTAGCGGTCGCGTGAGGTCTCCTCCATGCGTTATCCCGGTACCACCTTGGTGATACGCTCGATTTCGGGGTCGGTGAAGATGTCCGCCTCATCGCGACTGGTGGAGGAGAACTCGCTCACCACGGCACCCTCGTCGCCCGCCTGGAACCAGTGTCTGGTGTTGGGGGGAATGGTGTACTGCTCGCCCGGACGCAACACGATTTCGTGCCATACGGTATAGTGCTTCTCGCGCCCGGCAGGGGGCTTCGCCTTGGGATTGGGCGTCGGCTCGCCTTCCACATACAGATACACCTCACCCCAGCGACAGCGGAAGGTCTCCATCTTGCCCGGATCGCCGTTCACCGGCGGATGGCGATGCTCAGGGCAGGTCTGCCGAGGGAAAAGCACCAGCTCTTTGGCGCAGTAGCGGTCGGTGTTGACATATACTACGAGCTCCAGCCCGGTGTGTTCGAGGTCGCCTAAACCGAAGTCCGCTACCTCGATGTTCTTTTGCTCTTCGGGCGTAAGCACGATATTCGCTTTGCGCAGGTATTCCGTGGCGCGTTGCTGTGCCTGACGCAGCTGGCTTTCGGTGATCATCGGTGCACCTCCTCGCGAGCACTTTCTACCAGATATATACGCTAGATGCTTCGCCGTACTGTTGCAGATGTCCTCTGGCTTGCTACACCATTATCCGGTAGATGCCCACCTCATACGCAGGTAGGCTGACGACGCCTTGCTGCGGCGGTGTGCCCACCAGAGGAGTAGCATCGTCGGGCAAGGGCACGGCTCGCTGTTCGTTGCTCAGGTTTATCAGAAACAGATAGCGTGCGCCTTCCTTCTCGCGCCAGCAGGCGTCCACTCCTTCTGGAATACCTGCCAGCGTCTCTACCTGCGCCTCCTCCAGAATGCGTGCTAGCAACGTATCGTACAACGCGGGTTCGCCGTACGTGCCAAAGGTGTACACCACTCCCTTGCCGTAGCGATGGCGTGCAATCGCCGGCTCGCCCGTGAAGATAGAATGGGTGTAAACCGCTAACTGCTCCGCTCCTTTGAGCAGCAAGGCATCCGCCCATACCGATACGGCAAACTCTTCGCCGGTACGCAGGCGGATGCGGTTCTGGGCGTCACCCAGAGGGTCATAATCATCTACCTCTATGCCGGCAACCTCGCTGAGCAAGGAGGGCAAGGGTTCCGTGCGACATACGTTGTATTCGTTTTTGACGCCGGTTCGTGGGTTGAGGATGAGAATACCCCCATCGCGTACGTAGTCCGACAGGCGCCGTGTATCCCGCTCGGTCAGGATGTACCAGCTCGGAACCGCTATGACCTTATATCGGCTCAGGTCGACGCCGATGGGCACGATGTCCACTCCTGCACCCAGCTTTCGGAAAGAGTAGTAAAAGCGGCGCATTTGCTCCCACCAGCCCAGGCCGTTGACTTGTGGCTGAATCTGTAGTGCCCAGTTTTGCTCGTAGGAGTTCAAGATGGCTACCTGATGGTTAACGGTGGTGCCATCCAGTTCCGCGCTCAGGCGGTTCATCTCCTCACCGAAGCGAGCTATCTCGCGATAGCGTCTTCGGGGAACGCCGTCATGATTGAGAATACCGTGCCAGTACTGCTCGGTCCCATACAGACACGACCGCCATCGGAAGAATACCACCGCATCTGCTCCATGCGCCACTGCCTGCCATGCCCACGCGCGTATCTGTCCGGGGGCAGGTCTTCGCCCGACACGTTCCCAACCAGTGATGCCGCTCTGCTCCTCCATCACCCAGAAGTTTTTACCCTTAATACCCCGCATCACGTCGTGTGCCAGGTCGGCGTGCCCGGCTGCTTCCCAATTGCCTTTTGGATAATTGTCCCACGAGACGAAATCCAGGTCTTCCGCCAGCGCGAAATAGTCCAGGCTGTCGTGCAAGCCCATGAAGTTGTGCGTGACGAAGTGATGGGGAGCAAGGCGTCGGATAATCTCCACCTGCTCGCGTTGGAAGCTGACGGTAGACTCGGAAGCGAAGCGCCGGTAGTCCAGCCACAGGGAGGGGTTGTGTGCTTGTCCGCACCGCGCCACCCAAGGCAGGGGAATCTGGCTCCAGTTCGTGTATTCCTGGCTCCAGAAGATGGTGCCCCATGCCCTGTTCAACGTCTCTAACGAACCGTACTTACGCTGCAGCCACTGGCGGAACAGGTCGGCGCAGACCTCGCAGTAGCACAGGTTGGCTTCGAACTCGTTAT encodes:
- a CDS encoding sulfurtransferase, which translates into the protein MSATTTHPDVLVTTEWVQQHLGDPNIRLVEVDVDTTAYDSGHIPGAIGFNWQTQLQHQVRRDIITREEFEQLLSESGIGNEHTVVLYGDNNNWFAAYAFWLFTIYGHENLYLMDGGRKKWVAEGRPLTTERPSYPRTRYRAKEPNLSIRAFSTQIMQSLNNPHFALVDVRSPQEFTGEVIAPPGMTETAQRGGHIPGAVNIPWSQAVNEDGTFKSKEELRALYAGKGVTPDKQVIAYCRIGERSSHTWFVLRYLLGYPDVRNYDGSWTEWGNLVGAPIERELPAAKASAEAPCPP
- a CDS encoding transcriptional regulator, which gives rise to MKKGDSSGILPSGGDKLRASGKPAKRRSLFWRVVLFLLMLGALSVGTLSGYFYASSKAVRKTVSALWQYRGLDVAQAFPGQSSVTVLLLGSDENRDNQKRIYTKRTRSDTIMLAHFDFVNRRISVLSIPRDTRVHIPDHGTHKINAAMALGGPELTAETIRQWLDVPVDHYVVIYYSAFRRAVDLLGGVDIYIDKPLHYDDNWGDLHVHLEPGLHHLNGEQALGYVRIRSVDSDLGRIERQQKFLAAVKEHFRHPSTYLKLPQLLDAVDENLKTTLSYGQMLALAWFAKSVPSRNIEMVTLPCRPGRSYVYADEDEARALVDRLFHASPSSRLSPPLPVSTIQ
- a CDS encoding UPF0145 protein codes for the protein MLVTTTPSVEGKTIKQYLGLVVGEAIVGANIFKDLFAGIRDIVGGRSAAYEEELQKARSIAMQEMVQRAEAMGANAIVGIDLDYEVLGQGGSMLMVTISGTAVIVE
- a CDS encoding D-lyxose isomerase; protein product: MITESQLRQAQQRATEYLRKANIVLTPEEQKNIEVADFGLGDLEHTGLELVVYVNTDRYCAKELVLFPRQTCPEHRHPPVNGDPGKMETFRCRWGEVYLYVEGEPTPNPKAKPPAGREKHYTVWHEIVLRPGEQYTIPPNTRHWFQAGDEGAVVSEFSSTSRDEADIFTDPEIERITKVVPG
- a CDS encoding beta-galactosidase, which produces MRVGVDYYPEHWDESRWATDARLMHEAGINVVRLAEFSWCRLEPEEGKYDFSWLDRALEVLHKEGIQAVLGTPTATPPAWLHQRYDIYPRDARRYPLGFGTRLQRCLNHPVMRRYSRLITEAMVSHYANHPAVIGWQTDNEFEANLCYCEVCADLFRQWLQRKYGSLETLNRAWGTIFWSQEYTNWSQIPLPWVARCGQAHNPSLWLDYRRFASESTVSFQREQVEIIRRLAPHHFVTHNFMGLHDSLDYFALAEDLDFVSWDNYPKGNWEAAGHADLAHDVMRGIKGKNFWVMEEQSGITGWERVGRRPAPGQIRAWAWQAVAHGADAVVFFRWRSCLYGTEQYWHGILNHDGVPRRRYREIARFGEEMNRLSAELDGTTVNHQVAILNSYEQNWALQIQPQVNGLGWWEQMRRFYYSFRKLGAGVDIVPIGVDLSRYKVIAVPSWYILTERDTRRLSDYVRDGGILILNPRTGVKNEYNVCRTEPLPSLLSEVAGIEVDDYDPLGDAQNRIRLRTGEEFAVSVWADALLLKGAEQLAVYTHSIFTGEPAIARHRYGKGVVYTFGTYGEPALYDTLLARILEEAQVETLAGIPEGVDACWREKEGARYLFLINLSNEQRAVPLPDDATPLVGTPPQQGVVSLPAYEVGIYRIMV